The genomic region TAACTTGCTGAGCGGTTCTTTCGTCGGAAGCAGCCTGAGCGCCGCCAAGGGAAGCCAGACGGTCACGTTCCTCTCGAACACCGTCACCTACTCCGGCGGAACGAAACTGACGGCGGCCGGGCTGTTCCCGAACGATCCCGGCAGCTTCAGCTTCAGCTTTGCGAACTCTAATCACACCGGCAGTCAGGGCATCCTGATTTCCGGCGGGTACATCTCCAGCTTCAAGTCGAAGGGCGTGGGCGGCACCTTTAGCGGCACCCACTTCATTCCCCCCGTCCCGGAACCGGGTTCGGTTGCGATCTTGATGATCGGCGGTATGTTCCTGCTCGGCGCGGCGCTTCTGC from Capsulimonas corticalis harbors:
- a CDS encoding PEP-CTERM sorting domain-containing protein (PEP-CTERM proteins occur, often in large numbers, in the proteomes of bacteria that also encode an exosortase, a predicted intramembrane cysteine proteinase. The presence of a PEP-CTERM domain at a protein's C-terminus predicts cleavage within the sorting domain, followed by covalent anchoring to some some component of the (usually Gram-negative) cell surface. Many PEP-CTERM proteins exhibit an unusual sequence composition that includes large numbers of potential glycosylation sites. Expression of one such protein has been shown restore the ability of a bacterium to form floc, a type of biofilm.), which produces MKTLKPISAVLTASFLALASISAANAVTIGTVESPTHPASATFSGGSAGIFKSIGVPITFDGTHAIFTFTPLTVTSPYSTTFGVENLSGGSFSVTNGATNLLSGSFVGSSLSAAKGSQTVTFLSNTVTYSGGTKLTAAGLFPNDPGSFSFSFANSNHTGSQGILISGGYISSFKSKGVGGTFSGTHFIPPVPEPGSVAILMIGGMFLLGAALLRRTSVSTFAA